One genomic window of Candidatus Baltobacteraceae bacterium includes the following:
- a CDS encoding NAD(P)-dependent oxidoreductase has product MGTNLRVGVVGLGKMGSALARNWLAHHYSVAVWNRSPQAATELAKAGATPFSTIESMIAAVDCVVTMLWGDEVAREVSLAKVVPAATASTVLVEMSTLSPQMYSTLAAAAADRHVRFIAAPVLGSVDQVRAGTLTVLAGGDAATIDVLRPLLGCLGTVTSTGSPAASGFLKLANNVVLGIFAEAEAELLELCVRAGLDRHLAVESITGAFERAARSKLQQILDDDERARFSLDALLKDLRLASAASESAKSPIELLQCVLPRFTEAADRGLGDRDYIALTLERLK; this is encoded by the coding sequence ATGGGCACCAATCTTCGTGTCGGGGTCGTGGGCCTCGGCAAGATGGGTAGCGCGCTGGCCCGCAACTGGCTAGCGCACCACTATTCCGTAGCGGTGTGGAACCGTTCGCCGCAAGCCGCGACCGAGCTGGCAAAAGCCGGCGCCACGCCATTTTCTACGATCGAGTCGATGATTGCCGCGGTCGACTGCGTCGTTACCATGCTCTGGGGTGATGAAGTCGCGCGAGAGGTCAGCCTCGCGAAAGTCGTTCCCGCGGCAACGGCGAGCACCGTCCTCGTCGAAATGTCAACGCTCTCGCCTCAGATGTATTCAACCCTCGCCGCTGCTGCAGCAGATCGGCACGTTCGCTTCATCGCCGCACCGGTTCTGGGAAGCGTCGATCAGGTTCGAGCCGGAACGCTCACCGTACTGGCCGGCGGCGACGCCGCGACGATCGACGTGCTCCGTCCGCTGCTTGGATGTTTGGGAACGGTCACGTCGACCGGATCGCCGGCCGCGAGCGGGTTTCTGAAGCTTGCCAACAACGTCGTGCTCGGCATTTTTGCCGAAGCCGAGGCCGAGTTGTTGGAATTGTGCGTCCGAGCCGGGCTCGATCGTCACCTCGCCGTTGAATCGATCACCGGTGCGTTCGAGCGAGCGGCTAGGTCAAAGCTGCAGCAGATCTTGGACGACGACGAACGCGCGCGCTTCTCGCTCGACGCGCTGCTCAAGGATTTGCGACTGGCGAGCGCAGCGTCGGAATCGGCTAAGTCACCCATCGAGCTGCTCCAGTGCGTACTGCCGCGTTTTACCGAGGCGGCCGATCGGGGACTCGGCGACCGGGACTATATCGCGCTTACTCTCGAGCGGCTTAAGTAA
- a CDS encoding STAS domain-containing protein, whose translation MELDPTMVVFAGEYDVGSKASLRTLLDRIAEIPDLVLDFREVTFIDSTCVTELLRMHTLRITNSLQRETIILGKTPIRRLFEVLDLYRVFNVVEDVAEVPHEVAALQRVEFTFRNAARQ comes from the coding sequence ATGGAGCTGGATCCCACGATGGTAGTGTTTGCCGGCGAGTATGACGTCGGCAGTAAGGCGTCATTGCGGACGCTGCTCGATCGGATCGCCGAGATTCCCGATCTGGTCCTCGATTTTCGCGAGGTGACGTTCATCGATTCCACCTGCGTTACCGAGCTTTTGCGCATGCACACCTTGCGCATCACGAATAGTCTGCAGCGCGAGACGATTATTTTGGGAAAGACGCCGATCCGTCGGCTGTTCGAGGTGCTCGACCTCTATCGCGTTTTCAACGTCGTCGAAGACGTCGCGGAGGTCCCGCACGAGGTTGCGGCACTGCAGCGCGTCGAGTTTACCTTTCGCAACGCCGCCCGGCAGTGA
- a CDS encoding HAD family hydrolase, protein MPANGAIEAALVDVDGTLLVSNDAHARAWERAFARYGFDVSETRLRRLVGMGGDKILATIDATLSPDTEPGKSISALHLQIFLDEYVRALPPTPGGRDLLERFASAGIKRVVATSAKRKELAVLLDVAHVADQFDTEVTSDDVDRSKPDADVMHAALKKARVDRTKAIYIGDTPYDVEASRRAGIRCIAVRCGGWNDEDLKGADAIYDDPADILNNFDEALI, encoded by the coding sequence ATGCCTGCAAACGGTGCCATCGAAGCCGCGCTCGTCGACGTCGACGGGACGCTGCTAGTCAGTAACGACGCTCACGCGCGCGCGTGGGAGCGGGCCTTCGCGCGGTACGGTTTCGACGTTTCGGAAACGCGGCTGCGCCGGCTGGTCGGGATGGGCGGCGATAAGATTCTCGCAACCATCGACGCAACGCTTTCGCCCGACACCGAGCCGGGAAAATCGATCTCGGCATTGCACTTGCAAATATTCCTCGATGAGTATGTGCGCGCATTGCCGCCGACACCCGGCGGTCGCGACCTCCTGGAGCGCTTCGCAAGCGCGGGCATCAAGCGCGTGGTAGCCACGTCGGCCAAGCGTAAGGAGTTAGCGGTTCTCCTCGACGTCGCGCACGTAGCCGATCAGTTCGATACCGAAGTGACTTCCGACGACGTCGATCGATCGAAACCCGACGCCGACGTGATGCACGCTGCGCTGAAGAAGGCGAGAGTCGATCGTACGAAAGCAATCTATATCGGCGACACGCCCTACGACGTCGAAGCGTCCCGGCGAGCCGGCATTCGCTGCATCGCCGTTCGTTGCGGCGGATGGAACGACGAAGATCTCAAAGGCGCCGACGCAATCTACGACGACCCCGCCGACATCCTCAACAACTTCGACGAAGCGCTTATCTAA
- a CDS encoding response regulator transcription factor — protein sequence MSKPRVLVIDDEPELRGVLDLGLTQHGFEVQAAADGQAALAILKSGWRPDAIVMDVMMPKVDGMTLIPMVRRLTEAPILMLSARKEVPDKIAALTAGADDYLGKPFDLGELAARLHSRLRRPQLSKPQMIAHGDIMMDLERREVTRGEIAVALTTREFDLLATLLREPGRVFTREQLIDRVWGNDAAVEPNVVETYVSYLRTKLDEPDKPSLIKTVRRVGYTIR from the coding sequence GTGAGCAAACCGCGCGTTCTCGTGATCGACGACGAACCCGAGCTGCGCGGCGTGCTGGATCTGGGATTGACGCAGCATGGTTTCGAGGTGCAAGCCGCGGCCGACGGTCAGGCGGCGCTCGCCATTCTGAAATCCGGCTGGCGTCCCGATGCCATCGTCATGGACGTGATGATGCCGAAGGTCGACGGCATGACGCTCATTCCGATGGTGCGGCGCTTGACTGAGGCGCCGATTTTGATGCTGAGCGCGCGCAAGGAAGTGCCCGATAAAATCGCCGCGCTGACAGCCGGCGCCGACGACTATCTCGGCAAGCCATTCGATCTCGGCGAGCTGGCCGCGCGGCTGCACTCGCGGTTACGGCGCCCGCAACTGTCCAAACCACAGATGATCGCACACGGCGACATCATGATGGATTTGGAGCGGCGCGAAGTGACGCGCGGCGAGATCGCGGTCGCGTTGACCACGCGCGAGTTCGACCTACTGGCGACGCTGCTGCGCGAACCGGGACGCGTTTTTACGCGCGAACAACTCATCGACCGCGTCTGGGGCAACGACGCGGCCGTGGAGCCCAACGTGGTGGAAACCTACGTTTCCTACTTGCGAACGAAACTGGACGAGCCGGATAAGCCGTCGCTCATCAAGACGGTCCGGCGCGTGGGCTACACCATTAGATAA
- a CDS encoding HAMP domain-containing sensor histidine kinase has translation MVPRHSVILTQLIGLVAAVLVGGTLAWVLHVRSVGAQLDAQASAAPGLLATTDNPRHAIALLSRSGIDARFVPRTGMPPPGPMPFGPLPPHVHANWFAHTVAMIAHIPPHVVTAGGRSIVLIASPEALAQWFLADVAICACAIAILFFNAIRSYGVATHAVARALAEREAAAAEYQRFLADAGHELRTPLTILSGYIDVLGGFAHDEQQERVLRGMRSASNRMRGLVEKMLLLSRLESTERAPNLVSVAEVSDEVAQDMLSQHPNRQIVLKCDVKARVRIDEDDLYEAERNLLENALRYAPDSPVRVEASVRDGAVEIAVIDQGPGIPKDEQEMVFERFYRGRGNDGQEGTGLGLAIVRRVVDRWNGSVALESNDNGTRAILRFPSAAEA, from the coding sequence ATGGTACCGCGGCACTCCGTGATCTTGACCCAACTCATCGGGCTGGTCGCCGCCGTCCTCGTCGGCGGCACCCTGGCCTGGGTGCTGCACGTGCGCTCGGTGGGGGCTCAGCTCGACGCACAAGCCTCGGCGGCTCCGGGACTCCTGGCGACCACCGACAACCCGCGACACGCCATCGCCCTCCTGTCGCGCTCCGGGATCGATGCGCGCTTCGTGCCGCGGACCGGGATGCCGCCGCCGGGCCCCATGCCCTTCGGCCCATTACCGCCCCACGTGCACGCGAACTGGTTCGCCCACACCGTCGCCATGATCGCGCACATCCCACCGCACGTCGTGACGGCGGGCGGTCGCAGCATCGTCCTGATAGCCTCCCCGGAGGCGCTCGCGCAGTGGTTTCTCGCCGACGTCGCGATCTGCGCGTGCGCGATCGCAATTCTCTTCTTTAACGCGATACGCTCGTACGGCGTTGCAACGCACGCCGTCGCGCGCGCGCTGGCCGAACGCGAGGCGGCTGCGGCCGAATACCAGCGTTTCCTCGCCGACGCCGGACACGAGCTCCGCACGCCGTTGACGATCCTTTCAGGTTACATCGACGTACTAGGCGGCTTCGCGCACGACGAACAACAGGAGCGCGTACTGCGGGGCATGCGTTCCGCATCGAATCGCATGCGCGGGCTGGTCGAAAAGATGCTGCTGCTCTCTCGGTTGGAATCGACCGAAAGAGCGCCGAACCTGGTCTCGGTAGCCGAGGTCAGCGACGAAGTGGCGCAAGACATGCTGTCGCAGCACCCGAACCGGCAGATCGTGCTCAAGTGCGATGTGAAGGCACGCGTCCGCATCGACGAAGACGACCTCTACGAAGCCGAACGGAACTTGCTCGAAAATGCGCTGCGTTATGCGCCGGATTCGCCGGTACGAGTGGAAGCGAGCGTACGCGACGGCGCGGTCGAAATCGCGGTAATCGATCAGGGACCGGGTATTCCCAAAGACGAGCAAGAGATGGTTTTCGAACGTTTTTATCGCGGTCGCGGCAACGACGGACAAGAGGGGACGGGCCTCGGTCTAGCGATCGTGCGCCGCGTGGTCGACCGCTGGAACGGCAGCGTGGCGCTCGAATCCAACGATAACGGAACGCGGGCGATTCTGCGCTTCCCCAGCGCGGCCGAAGCGTGA
- a CDS encoding aldo/keto reductase, with translation MDASEVFRGKSFGLGGVPFGNEFAYVTDEDAYAAVEAAWTAGVRYYDTSPWYGLGLAERRLGTFLHRQTRSEFVLSSKVGKLLTASRNNNAKEYFPFTPSPNNLRYDYGADGVKRSIEDSLQRLGVDALDVVFVHDLSPDNPWLPGSWEEQFEIARKGAFPALSKMREEGVIRAWGVGVNSPDPILKLMEVADANVCLLARQYSLIDHARALHEVFPKARQRGMAFVVGSSLNAGFISGSARFNYGKENYKIPAEAIEKRDRLRAVAARHGVDLRTAALQFSSAPDVAVALVVGCSNSQQVLADYSSLDTKIPQAFWSDLRSELLIESDAPVPSES, from the coding sequence ATGGATGCGTCCGAAGTATTCCGGGGAAAATCCTTTGGCCTCGGCGGCGTGCCGTTCGGCAACGAGTTTGCGTACGTCACCGACGAGGATGCGTACGCTGCCGTCGAGGCGGCGTGGACCGCCGGAGTGCGTTACTACGACACGTCACCATGGTACGGTCTTGGACTCGCCGAGCGACGCCTCGGCACCTTTTTACACCGGCAGACGCGCAGCGAATTCGTCCTCTCTTCGAAAGTGGGGAAACTCCTGACCGCGTCGCGCAACAACAATGCCAAAGAGTACTTTCCGTTCACCCCTTCGCCGAACAATTTGCGTTACGACTACGGCGCCGACGGAGTCAAACGCTCGATTGAGGATAGTCTGCAGCGGCTCGGGGTTGACGCGCTCGACGTCGTCTTCGTCCACGACCTCTCGCCCGATAATCCGTGGCTCCCGGGATCGTGGGAGGAGCAGTTTGAGATCGCGCGCAAAGGCGCGTTTCCCGCGCTGAGTAAGATGCGCGAAGAAGGGGTGATCCGAGCCTGGGGCGTCGGTGTAAACTCACCCGATCCTATTCTCAAGCTCATGGAGGTCGCCGACGCGAACGTGTGTCTCTTGGCGCGTCAATATTCATTGATCGATCACGCGAGGGCGTTGCACGAGGTCTTTCCGAAGGCGCGCCAGCGTGGAATGGCATTCGTCGTCGGCTCGTCGCTCAACGCGGGCTTCATCAGCGGCAGCGCACGCTTCAACTACGGCAAAGAGAACTACAAGATCCCCGCTGAAGCCATCGAAAAGCGCGACCGTCTGCGCGCCGTAGCGGCGCGTCACGGCGTGGACCTTCGCACGGCCGCGTTGCAGTTCTCGAGCGCGCCGGACGTCGCGGTTGCACTGGTCGTCGGCTGCTCGAACTCGCAGCAGGTCCTCGCGGATTACTCGTCGCTCGACACGAAGATTCCTCAAGCTTTTTGGTCGGATCTTCGGTCCGAGCTCTTGATCGAATCCGACGCCCCCGTCCCGTCCGAAAGCTAA